The Dasypus novemcinctus isolate mDasNov1 chromosome 12, mDasNov1.1.hap2, whole genome shotgun sequence genome includes a window with the following:
- the TOB2 gene encoding protein Tob2, with amino-acid sequence MQLEIKVALNFIISYLYNKLPRRRADLFGEELERLLKKKYEGHWYPDKPLKGSGFRCVHIGETVDPVVELAAKRSGLAVEDVRANVPEELSVWIDPFEVSYQIGEKGAVKVLYLDDSEGCGAPELDKEIKSSFNPDAQVFVPIGSQDSSLSNSPSPSFGQSPSPTFIPRSAQPITFTTASFAATKFGSTKMKKGGGAASAGGVASGGGSGQQPPPQQPRLARSPTNSLLKHKSLSLSMHSLNFIGANPAPQSQLSPNAKEFVYNGGGSPSLFFEGADGQGSGTPAPFGGSGAGTCNSSSFDMAQVFGGGANSLFLEKTPFVEGLSYNLNTMQYPSQPFQPVVLAN; translated from the coding sequence ATGCAGCTAGAGATCAAAGTGGCCCTGAACTTCATCATCTCCTACTTGTACAACAAACTGCCCCGGCGCCGGGCAGACCTGTTTGGGGAGGAGCTAGAGCGGCtcctgaaaaagaaatatgaaggcCACTGGTACCCTGACAAGCCGCTGAAGGGCTCTGGCTTCCGCTGTGTCCACATTGGGGAGACAGTGGACCCTGTGGTGGAGCTGGCCGCTAAGCGGAGCGGCCTGGCAGTGGAAGACGTGCGGGCCAATGTGCCTGAGGAGCTTAGTGTCTGGATTGACCCTTTTGAGGTGTCTTACCAGATTGGCGAGAAAGGGGCTGTGAAAGTTCTGTATCTGGATGACAGTGAGGGCTGTGGTGCCCCAGAGCTGGACAAGGAGATCAAGAGCAGTTTCAACCCTGACGCCCAGGTATTTGTGCCCATTGGCAGTCAGGACAGCTCCCTGTCCAACTCCCCATCGCCATCCTTTGGCCAGTCTCCCAGCCCCACCTTCATCCCCCGCTCTGCCCAGCCCATCACCTTTACCACCGCCTCCTTCGCTGCCACCAAGTTTGGTTCCACCAAGATGAAGAAGGGTGGGGGGGCCGCGAGTGCTGGGGGTGTGGCCAGTGGTGGTGGAAGTGGCCAGCAGCCACCACCACAGCAGCCGCGCCTGGCCCGCTCTCCCACCAACAGTCTGCTGAAGCATAAGAGCCTCTCTCTGTCTATGCATTCTCTGAACTTCATCGGGGCCAACCCAGCTCCTCAGTCCCAGCTCTCACCCAATGCCAAGGAGTTCGTGTACAACGGTGGTGGCTCGCCCAGCCTCTTCTTTGAGGGGGCTGATGGCCAGGGCAGTGGCACCCCAGCCCCCTTTGGGGGTAGTGGCGCAGGCACCTGCAACAGCAGCAGCTTTGACATGGCCCAGGTGTTTGGAGGTGGTGCCAACAGCCTCTTCCTGGAGAAGACGCCCTTCGTGGAAGGCCTCAGCTACAACCTGAACACCATGCAGTATCCCAGCCAGCCGTTCCAGCCCGTTGTGCTGGCCAACtga